ACGAACAGCTATCTAGCGTAGCGTGAGGGCTGGGCCTAGGGCAACCATTCGGGCTGTGGCGAGGTCGCACCATGGCCACGACAGTGGTTTCAAGTGATGTCAGAAACACCAGAGACGATGGGATGATTGCTGGCTTGCTGATTCTCTACGCTCCCTCATCTGAGGCTGAGGACTACTAGCCGTCAGTCAGGGCTCAGGCTGATCAGAGGGACACACAGGCAGCCGCGATCGCTTGCAGATGGCGGGGATCTGTCCCACAACAGCCTCCCAAGACATTGATCTGCCGAAAGGTTGCCAGAAGCGACTGATAATCTTGCCCCAATTCCAGTGGATTACCAATATCCAGTTCGGTCGCGTCATCCAGCTCAGCGTGACTTAAGCGCGAGGCATTGGCACGAATGCTGCGGATGCGCTGCACCCAACTTGCTTCCCGTGTAAGGACAGAGTGGAAATGACTGGGATGAGCACAGTTAATTGAGAAATAACTCGTGTATGAGTCTGTAGCCGCATCGATGATACAAACGGCTTCCTCTAAAGTTTCACCACTTGGCAAGCGACCATCAGTTTCCACTGTAAATGAAATGGTGATGGGAATGCCGGTGTTTTGGGCTGCAAGAACAACCCCCAATGCTTCGTCAATATAGTTCAGTGTGTAAGCACTGACCAAATCAGCATTGGATTCCGCAAACGTCTCAATTTGGGGCCGGTGGTAGGCTGCTGCAGTTTGGGCATCCATGCGGGCTTCGGCTTGATAGCCATCACCGCGGGGACCCAAGCAACCACTAATGACAATGGGTTTCTGCAGATGTGACCATTGCGATCGGATGGCTTCGAGTAACTGAATTGATTGTTGGTTTAGATCTTTTAGTACAGATGCACTATGGCCAAGGCGATCGCCCCAATCTTGGCTAGCTCGCCATGTGGGGCTATCCAAAATCATTCCCGTATTGAATTGCTCAGCGATCGCAAGATAGTTAGCATAATACTCCTCTAGAATGACTCTCCCTCGAGGATCGTTGACTAAAGGAAAACTGGCAAAGCAGGGTAGATCAAAACCCTTGTGGAAGATGAGAATGGTTTCAAGCCCTCCATCCCCCAAAAATAAATCACCTTGAAGTTGAGGAAGACTTTGTCGATAAATAGCCATTACTTAACAAGTAGTTTTCCTGATTTTAAAAAGCAGTTTTGGCCTGATTAACGTTTGCTACAAAATTTTTGAGATTACTGACTGTCTTCCCTTGGAGCTCGTAGTTGCCCAGAAGGGATTACGCACTGAAGCCGCGATCGCCCGTAGGATGGCGACAGTCTGGTGAATCATAATGCGCTGTCTGGTCTTCTCGTCTGCCACGGAAGTTGTCCAATCTGTTGCTGATCGCATCGCCGATCGCCTACAAGCGCAACCCCAACTGACCCTTGGCCTAGCCACGGGCCGAACCATGGTGCCGCTCTACGCCGAGCTACTGCGCCGCCCGATCAACTGGCAGCACTGCCGGGTGTTTGCGTTGGATGAATATTGGGGGCTAGCCGCGAATCATCCAGCCTCTTTTGCAGCAGAACTCCAGCGTCGTTTCTGTCAGTCAGCCAGACTGCGACCCGATCAAGTTGAATTTTTGAATGGGGCTGCCTTAGATCCTGTGCAGGAAGCACAGCGCTATCGCCGTTGCTTAGAGCAAGTAGGTGGCTTGGATCTGCAACTGCTCGGGGTGGGGGAAAACGGTCATCTTGCCTTTAATGAACCTGGTAGTGCCCGAGAGAGTCGAGTCCGTCTGGTCCAACTGAGCGATCGCACCCGTCAGCAAAATGCAGGGGCTTTTGGTGGCGATCCTGAAGCCGTCCCCCGTACAGCTCTCAGTTTAGGGCTGGCCGACATTCTGGAAGCCCGCGAGCTCCTGTGGCTCGTCACGGGTTCCAGCAAAGCGAATATTCTGGCCCAGTCTTTGCAATCTCCTCCATCGACAGCAATCCCCGCCTCTTATTTGCAGGAACATCCTGCGACGACACTCTATGCCGATAGTGAAGCAGCGGCCTTATTGGCGATTCCCCAACCCTGAAGCAGCCTCAACACTAGGATTCTGAGGTGGTGGGGCGATCGCAGGAGTCAGTGATGGTGGTTCCATCGTCGTTGTTGGAGCTGTCAGCGATCGCGCATGCCACCAAGCCTGTTGTTCAGGGCTGAGCTTCACAGAATAGAACGTGATTACGACCGGCTGACTCTGGTGTCCGGGCTCCAAGATTTCTACTGCGTAGGAGGGCGATCGCCTCGTGGCCAGATCCACCACAAAGCGACGCCCAATCCGCCGCCAGCTCGGTTCTTTGCCGCGCCACTGTAACCGACAACAAGGCCAAGGCAGCTCATCGCGATCGAAGAGGCGACAACAAGGCCCAATAATTCGGTAGCTGTAGTGCCCACCCGGACTGGCAATTACTGCACCGCTGGGCAGTGGGTGTGCTGCCACAACCCGGTAGGATTCAGAGTTCTGCGAGTCCATGATGACTGGCGTTAGCCCTGCTGCTGGGGAATTTCAGCCAGTTGAACCGTCACTTGCCGCTTCTGTTGCTGGCGGAGCAGATCCAAGGAGAGGCGATCGCCTACTTTCTTTTTCTCGACTGCTGCCTGCAGATCCGAAGCGGAACGAATTGACTGACCGTCTGCAGTCGTGATGACATCACCGCGACGAATCCCAGCGGCAGCGGCGGGGGAGTTCGGCAACACTTGCACAATCAAAGCACCCTCAATTTCGGGTAGCTTGATGCGGGCATTGGGATTGCGGTTGTTCTCCTGAGCAATCTCCGGCGTCAGCGGCAGCATCTGCACTCCCAACAGTGGATGAGATGCCTTACCCGTTTGAATGATTTGATCGGCAATGCGACGAGCAGTGTTGATCGGGACGGCAAAGCCGATGCCTTGACCATCGGCACGAATCGCCGTGTTGATGCCGATTACTTCACCGGCAGCATTAAGCAGTGGACCGCCGGAATTACCCGGATTGATCGCTGCGTCCGTTTGGATGAAGCCAACGCGCTTGTCAGGAATTCCAACCTCCGAACTCGATCGCCCGGTGGCGCTGATAATCCCAACTGTGACAGTACTATCGAGGCCGAGCGGGTTACCAATGGCGATCGCCCATTCACCAGGACGGAGTTGATCCGAGTTCCCCAAACGAACCGTCGGCAGATCTTTGGCGTCGATTTTGACCACAGCGACATCGGTAACTGAATCTGCGCCTAAGACCTTGCCCTCATAGG
The sequence above is a segment of the Synechococcus elongatus PCC 11801 genome. Coding sequences within it:
- a CDS encoding HhoA/HhoB/HtrA family serine endopeptidase is translated as MTDSFFTRTLGLSGLVLLGLGGCSQVAQLPAPPNPLSVNRSEAAAPSRPPLPLPENGNFIVAAVEREGAAVVRINASRRVGNADPFGGLFGGPPANDRVERGSGSGFIFDSNGLLMTNAHVVEGADRVQVRLKDGRTYEGKVLGADSVTDVAVVKIDAKDLPTVRLGNSDQLRPGEWAIAIGNPLGLDSTVTVGIISATGRSSSEVGIPDKRVGFIQTDAAINPGNSGGPLLNAAGEVIGINTAIRADGQGIGFAVPINTARRIADQIIQTGKASHPLLGVQMLPLTPEIAQENNRNPNARIKLPEIEGALIVQVLPNSPAAAAGIRRGDVITTADGQSIRSASDLQAAVEKKKVGDRLSLDLLRQQQKRQVTVQLAEIPQQQG
- a CDS encoding glucosamine-6-phosphate deaminase, which codes for MRCLVFSSATEVVQSVADRIADRLQAQPQLTLGLATGRTMVPLYAELLRRPINWQHCRVFALDEYWGLAANHPASFAAELQRRFCQSARLRPDQVEFLNGAALDPVQEAQRYRRCLEQVGGLDLQLLGVGENGHLAFNEPGSARESRVRLVQLSDRTRQQNAGAFGGDPEAVPRTALSLGLADILEARELLWLVTGSSKANILAQSLQSPPSTAIPASYLQEHPATTLYADSEAAALLAIPQP
- a CDS encoding homocysteine S-methyltransferase family protein; the protein is MAIYRQSLPQLQGDLFLGDGGLETILIFHKGFDLPCFASFPLVNDPRGRVILEEYYANYLAIAEQFNTGMILDSPTWRASQDWGDRLGHSASVLKDLNQQSIQLLEAIRSQWSHLQKPIVISGCLGPRGDGYQAEARMDAQTAAAYHRPQIETFAESNADLVSAYTLNYIDEALGVVLAAQNTGIPITISFTVETDGRLPSGETLEEAVCIIDAATDSYTSYFSINCAHPSHFHSVLTREASWVQRIRSIRANASRLSHAELDDATELDIGNPLELGQDYQSLLATFRQINVLGGCCGTDPRHLQAIAAACVSL